The following DNA comes from Sphingopyxis sp. BSN-002.
GCGGCGCGGCGTCCTAGGGTGCCTGCGATGCGTTTCGTCCGTTCCGCCGCCGCCCCTCTGCTCGTCGCTTCCGCCTCGCTCGCGCTGGCGAGTTGCGGCCTCTTCGGCTCGCGCGGGCCCGTGAAAGTCGCGGCGATCGGCCCCCTCAACACCGCCGCCAACCCGATCGGCGGCGAACTCTCCGCCGGCAACGCCGCGCTGCTCGATCTTTCGGCCCAAGGCCTCGTCAGCTTCGACGGCGAGGGGCAGATCGACACCGGGCTAGCCGAACGCTGGACGGTGACGGCCGACGGGCGCAGCTATATCTTCCGTATTCGCGAAGCCAAATGGACCAACGGGCGCAAGGTGACGGCGGAAGACGTCGCCGCAACGCTTCGCTCCTACCTCGCCCCCGCGAGCCGGCATGTCCTCAAGACCGGTTTTCCGGAGGTCGACACGATCAAGGCGATGACCGACAGCGTCATCGAGATACGCCTGACGGTGCCGCAGCCGAACATGCTCGAACTGCTCGCCCAGCCGTCGATGGCGATCGTGTACAAGGGCATGGGTTGGGGCCCGATGCGCGCAAAGAAGATCGGCCGAGCGGTCCTGCTCTCGCCCGTCCCCGACCCGCTCGCCGAAGATCCCGCGGCAGCCGAGGCGGCTGCGGCCGATCCCGCCGCATCGATCGAACTCACCGGCACGACCCCGCAGGGCGCGCTCGCCCGTTTCAGGAACGGCTATGCCGACGGCGTGATCGGCGGCCGCTTTTCCACCCTGCCCTATTTCGTCGCGTCGAACATCGGCCGCTCGCGGCTCGTGGTCGATCCGGCACCCGGGTTGTTCGGACTCGCCTTCACCAATGCCGAAGGTTTTCTCGCGACAGACGCCAATCGCGACGCGCTATCGCGCGCGATCCGGCGACAGCGGCTTGTCGACGCGTTCGGGCTGGCCGAGTGGCAACCGCAGACGACCCTGCGCCCGTCGATCTTCCGTCGCGATGGCGGCCCCGAACCCCTGCTCCCGGCATGGGCGGACTATGACGATGCCTCGCGCCTCGTGCAGGCAAAGCGCGCCGTAGACGCCTGGCGGGCGGGCGGGCGCCAGATCGAACCCTTGCGTATTGCCGTGCCGTCGACGCCGGGCGGGCGCATCCTTTTTGCCTATGTCGCGGCGGACTTTGCGCGCCTCGGCATCGAAAGCCGCCGGGTCAATATGGGGTCGGCAGCCGACCTGCGCCTGATCGACGAGGTCGCCCCGAACGACGACGCGCTCTGGGCGCTCCGTCGCCTTTCATGCCAGCGCGATACGCTCTGCAACCGCGAGGCGCAGGAACTGATCGAGGCGACCACGGCCAACATCGACGCCGGCCAGCGCGCGCAACAGGTCGGCGAAGCGGAGGCTTTGCTCGCACGCTACTCTCCCTTCATCCCGCTCGCCTCGCCCCTGCGCTGGTCGGTCGCGTCGCAGCGGCTCACTGGCTTCCGCCCGAACGTCCGCGCGGTTCACCCATTGAATCATCTGATTGCCTTACCTAACTAATACAGTGGCGCTCACCTTCGGGCGCTGATTGAAAGGACCCCGATGGCCCCTTCGACCCCGAGCCCCGACGCGATCTTCGACGCGCTCATCCAGAATCGCCGCGATCCCGCCGCGCTGCGCAAGCGCGTCGAGACGATCGAAATCCTGCTCGAACGCAGCTTCGTCATTCCCGGCATCAACCGTCCGGTCGGCCTTGACGCGATCGTCGGCCTTGTTCCCGTCGTCGGCGACGTGATCACCGCGACCATGGGCGCCTACCTCATCTGGGAAGCCCGCAATCTCGGCATGTCGAAATGGCAGATCTGGCGCATGGTCGGCAATCTCGGCGTCGATACCGCACTCGGTGCCGTACCGCTGGTCGGCGACGCGTTCGACTTCCTGTTCCGTTCGAACACGCGCAACCTCAGGATCATCAAGAAGCATCTCGACAAGCATCACCCGGGAACGATGATCATCGACCAATAGGGCCGCCCGCCCCCTTCCCCTCGGGTGTCTGATGGTGCTAGCACAGCGCCACCACACCCCAGGGGAGACTTTCCGATCATGATCCGCGCCACGCTCGCCGCGCTAGCCCTCACCTCGTCCTTCGTCGCCGTCGCGGCGGCCGCGCAGGAGGCGAAGGATCCGTACCTCTGGCTGGAGGATATCGAGGGCGCGAAAGCGCTCGACTGGGTCAAAAAGGAAAATGCCGAAACCGACAGGCTGATCCGCAGCCGCCCCGGCTTCGAAAAGGATCGTGAGCGCGCGAAGGCGATCCTCGACGACGATCGCCAGATCGCCGAGCCCGGCGAGGTGATGGGCGACACGATCACCAGTTTCTGGCGCGACGCGGCCAATCCGCGCGGTATCTGGCGCCAGAGCCCGCTCGACGCGTATCTGGGCGGCAAGCCCGTCTGGACGACGCTGATCGACGTGGATGCGCTCGGCAAGGCCGAGAAGCAGAGCTGGGTCTGGCACGGCGCCGACTGCCTCGCCCCCGACTACAAGCGCTGCCTCGTTTCGATCAGCCCCGGCGGCACCGACGCCGACATCGTGCGCGAATGGGACCGCACCACGAAAAGCTTCGTCGACGGCGGCTTCACGCTGCCGCAGGCGAAGAGCAGCGTCACATGGGAGAATGCCGACACGCTGCTGGTCGCGACCGACTATGGCAAGGACAGCATGACGGCGTCGGGCTATCCGCGCATCGTCAAGCGCTGGAAGCGCGGTACGCCGCTCTCGGCCGCCGTGACAGTTGCCGAGGGTGAAGCGGCGGACGTGGGCATCAACGTCTTCGCTTTCATGGACGGCGACAAGCGCCGGACGATGATCAGCCGCAACAAGACCTTCTACACCAGCGACATCTACCTGCCGAACCCCGGGGACGGCGATTTCGACCGCAGCGTCATTCCCGACACCGCCGACATTCGCGCGGTCGTCGACGGTCAGGTCATCATCTTTCTCAACGAACCCTTCGCCGAATTCCCCGCGGGCTCGCTCCTCGCGCTGCCGCTCGATATCCTCGCGAGCGGCGGCCAGGTGCCCTTCGTTCCCGTGATGACGCCGACGAAATCGCAAGCGATCGAGAATGTCGCCGCGAGCAAGAATGTCCTGTGGGTCAAGGCGCTCGACGATGTCGAGGGCAAGCTCTTCGCGCTGCGCCGTGATCAGCCGAACGGGCGCTGGAGCCAGAAGGAGGTGCCCGTCACCGCAAACGCGACGATGGCGATCGCCGGCACGGTCGACGACCGCGACCTCGCTTTCGTCACCGCCGAGACGATGCTCATGCCGCCGACACTCTATGCGGTCGGCGAGACCGGCTCTCCGCAGACCGTGCAGAGTCTGCCCGCAACCTTCGATGCGAAGGACATGAGCGTCGAGAAACGCTTCGCAACGTCGAAGGACGGTACCAAGGTGCCTTATTTCCTCGTCCGCAAAAAGGGCCCGACCGGTCCGGTTCCGGCACTCGTTCATGCCTATGGCGGCTTCCGCGCCGCGCAGACGCCCGGCTATCTGACCGGGCAGCCATACCGCGCCGGACCGCTCGGCCTGTTCTGGGTCGAGGACGGCAACGCCTATGTCCTCGCGAACATCCGCGGCGGCGGCGAATATGGTCCTGCCTGGCATCAGGCAGCATTGCGCGATAAACGCCAGAACAGCTTCGACGATCTCCACGCGGTCGCCGAGGATCTGGTCGCGACCGGCGTGAGTTCGAAGGGCAAGATCGCGATCTCGGGCCGCTCGAACGGCGGCGTCCTTGTCGGCGCCGCGATGGAGCAGCGCCCCGACCTTTATGGCGCGGTCATCTCGGGCTCGCCGCTGAAAGACATGAAGCGCTATAACAAGCTGCTCGCCGGCGCCTCATGGGTCGCCGAATATGGCGACCCCGACAATCCCGACGACTGGGCGTTCATGTCGAAATATTCGCCCTATCAGAACATCCGCGAGGGCGTGAAATACCCGCCGATCTTCCTCTATCTCTCGACCAAGGACGATCGCGTCCATCCCGGCCACGCGCGCAAATTTGCCGCGCGGCTGACCGAATATGGCAATAGCGTCTATTATCACGAATATCTGGAGGGCGGCCATTCGGTCGGCGCGGATCATGCCGAGGATGCCGTGCGCGCAGCGATGCTGCACGCCTTCCTGCTGCGCGAACTGGTCGAGAAGAAGTAGAGCGAGAGCTTCCCAAACGGAAAAGGGCCACCCTCACGGGCGGCCCTTCCATTGTCTTGGCTGACGCGGGATTGCTCAGGCGAGCGAGGCCCCCGCGACGGAGGCCATGCTCAGCTGACTTACCGCGTGCGGCATCTGACAATGAGACATTGGACCACCTCCTTTCGCTTGTTGACGATGTAGCGAATATGGGACGCGACACGTCGGCGATCAAGGGGACAAAAAGGCGCCGGCAGCTCCTCCCGGAGCCACCGGCGCCACTGTCGAACCGCGGGGCACAAAGCCCCGGGGCCTCTCCGTGCCTACGGCAGGGTCGTACGCCCGCCGCGCCCGAAGAGGAACGCCACGACGAACAGCACCACGCCGATTACCAGAAGGATTTTCGCGAAATCGGCCGAAAGGCCGGCGATGCCGCCGAAGCCGAGCAGCGCCGCAACGAGTGCGATAACCGCGAAGATAATGGCCCATCTGAACATAATCTTTCTCCCTTCCTGGACGCACGACCCCGACCTCGCGGACATATGTCACCCGAGTGGCGGCGCTAGCCGTCGAAAGTCTTGCGTAGATGGGCTGTTAACGCTGGCCCGAAACGAAAGTTCCGGCAGCCGTGGCACGGCAATATCGCCGAGGCCGCGTCATTCCCGCGACGGAGCGGGCGATGCGAGCGGCGCTTTGCACACGAAAAGCGAAACTGCGCTTGACGATCTGAACTCAACTGATCAAGTTGAATTACCGGTCTGATCCCGACCGGTCACCATTCGGGATCCGCGGCTTTTGACCGGGAAGCAGCTTGCTCCGCGTTACCAACGGCTAAAGCGCGCGATGCTCAGGCGACAGCGCCAGGCATCGTGTTCCCCTCATGTGATGAGGTGATACGATGCATTTGTCTCCAGACCCCGCCTGACGACGCGGGCGCCGACCGCGCCTGCCCGCCCTCTTTTCCCGCGAGTCCGTCCGGCGGCGCACCCTTGCGCGCCCGACCAAGGAAATCCGATGAAACTCTCCCTCGTTCCGCTGCGCGCGCTCGTCGCCGGCATCCTCCTTTCTCTCGCAGCATGCAGCGGCGCGTCCGACGGCGGGACGGCCCTGAAGGTCGGCGACCAGCTTCACGCGCTCCAATCCTCGCTCGATGTCTCGGGCGAAGGCAAGCCCGCTGATTACCGCATCGAATGGGCCAATTTCGTCGGCGGCCCGCCGATCATCGCCGCCCAGACCGGAGGATCGCTCGACGTCGGCTGGATGGCCGAGACGCCGCTGATCTTCGCACAGGCGGCCGGCAGCCCGGTCAAGGTCGTCGCCGTAAGCCGGACGATCGAGGGCGGCGGCTCGCCCTATGCACTGGTCGTAAAGCCGGACTCGCCGATCCGCAGCATCGCCGACCTCAGAGGCAGGTCGGTTTCGTTCATGAAAGGCACGGTGCTGCACTATTTCGTCGCGCGCCTGCTCGACCGGCAGGGCCTTTCGCTGAAGGACATCCGCACTGTGCAAGCTACGGGCTTCGGTACGGGTCTGCTCGACAAGGGGGCGGCCGATGCGATCACCATCGGCGAACCTTACCTGACGCAGGCCCTCGATGCCGGCAAGATACGCGTCCTCGCCAGCGGTACCCCGCCCAACACGCCCGGCCTCTTCTATCTGGTTGCCTCGGACGCCGCGCTAGCAGATCCCGCAAAGGCCAAGGCGATCGGCGATCTGGTCGCCCGCGCGGCACGCGCGACACGCTGGCAACGCGAACATGTCGCAGAGGCGGCGCCCGCGCTCGCCAGGCGCTATAATGTCGATACCCGGACGGCCGAAAAGATCCTGCGGCGCGCGCCCGCCGCCTATGTGTCGATCGACGATGCCGTTGTCGCCGCTCATCAGGATGAAGCCGATCTCTTCTTCAAGGAGGGGCTGATCCGCAAGAAGCTCGACGTGAGCTGGATTTTCGACAGGCGTTATGACAGCATTGTCGCAGCACAGGAGGCTGCGAAGTGAACGCGCCGCCGTCCGTGACCGTCGCCGACGACCCCGGCCTGCTCGTCCGTCCCGTGGTCCGGCAGGCGGCCGGTGCTCCGGGACGCCTCTCTTTCGCACGCCGCGCCATCGGTCCGCTGATTGTCGTCGCGCTCTGGGCCATCGCGACGGGCAGTGGCTGGATCGACCCGTCGATCCTTCCGTCGCCGGCGGGACTCGCCAAGGGGTGGCAACAACTCTGGACTGAACAGGATCTCGCGTCGCAGATCGCCACCTCGCTTGCCCGCGCGCTTGCGGGCGGCGCGGTCGGGATTCTCGTCGGGCTGACCCTTGGCACCGTCGCCGGCCTGTCGAAACTTGGCGAGGAACTGTTCGATGCGCTGCTCCAGATGCTGCGCACCATTCCCTTCCTCGCGCTCGTTCCGCTGTTCATCGTCTGGTTCGGGATCGGCGAGGCGCCAAAGCTGCTCCTCATCGCGCTCGCGAC
Coding sequences within:
- a CDS encoding DUF1328 domain-containing protein — protein: MFRWAIIFAVIALVAALLGFGGIAGLSADFAKILLVIGVVLFVVAFLFGRGGRTTLP
- a CDS encoding ABC transporter substrate-binding protein, with protein sequence MRFVRSAAAPLLVASASLALASCGLFGSRGPVKVAAIGPLNTAANPIGGELSAGNAALLDLSAQGLVSFDGEGQIDTGLAERWTVTADGRSYIFRIREAKWTNGRKVTAEDVAATLRSYLAPASRHVLKTGFPEVDTIKAMTDSVIEIRLTVPQPNMLELLAQPSMAIVYKGMGWGPMRAKKIGRAVLLSPVPDPLAEDPAAAEAAAADPAASIELTGTTPQGALARFRNGYADGVIGGRFSTLPYFVASNIGRSRLVVDPAPGLFGLAFTNAEGFLATDANRDALSRAIRRQRLVDAFGLAEWQPQTTLRPSIFRRDGGPEPLLPAWADYDDASRLVQAKRAVDAWRAGGRQIEPLRIAVPSTPGGRILFAYVAADFARLGIESRRVNMGSAADLRLIDEVAPNDDALWALRRLSCQRDTLCNREAQELIEATTANIDAGQRAQQVGEAEALLARYSPFIPLASPLRWSVASQRLTGFRPNVRAVHPLNHLIALPN
- a CDS encoding aliphatic sulfonate ABC transporter substrate-binding protein, which encodes MKLSLVPLRALVAGILLSLAACSGASDGGTALKVGDQLHALQSSLDVSGEGKPADYRIEWANFVGGPPIIAAQTGGSLDVGWMAETPLIFAQAAGSPVKVVAVSRTIEGGGSPYALVVKPDSPIRSIADLRGRSVSFMKGTVLHYFVARLLDRQGLSLKDIRTVQATGFGTGLLDKGAADAITIGEPYLTQALDAGKIRVLASGTPPNTPGLFYLVASDAALADPAKAKAIGDLVARAARATRWQREHVAEAAPALARRYNVDTRTAEKILRRAPAAYVSIDDAVVAAHQDEADLFFKEGLIRKKLDVSWIFDRRYDSIVAAQEAAK
- a CDS encoding ABC transporter permease yields the protein MNAPPSVTVADDPGLLVRPVVRQAAGAPGRLSFARRAIGPLIVVALWAIATGSGWIDPSILPSPAGLAKGWQQLWTEQDLASQIATSLARALAGGAVGILVGLTLGTVAGLSKLGEELFDALLQMLRTIPFLALVPLFIVWFGIGEAPKLLLIALATMFPMYLNTYAGVRNVDRKVIEAMRSFGLGGRRLILEVVLPLALPQIFTGLRFALGVSVLVLIAAEQINTSAGLGYLLNSAQMYQQVDVILICIAIYAALGLSADLIVRSLERLFMPWRAGIAVR
- a CDS encoding DUF4112 domain-containing protein; amino-acid sequence: MAPSTPSPDAIFDALIQNRRDPAALRKRVETIEILLERSFVIPGINRPVGLDAIVGLVPVVGDVITATMGAYLIWEARNLGMSKWQIWRMVGNLGVDTALGAVPLVGDAFDFLFRSNTRNLRIIKKHLDKHHPGTMIIDQ
- a CDS encoding prolyl oligopeptidase family serine peptidase — encoded protein: MIRATLAALALTSSFVAVAAAAQEAKDPYLWLEDIEGAKALDWVKKENAETDRLIRSRPGFEKDRERAKAILDDDRQIAEPGEVMGDTITSFWRDAANPRGIWRQSPLDAYLGGKPVWTTLIDVDALGKAEKQSWVWHGADCLAPDYKRCLVSISPGGTDADIVREWDRTTKSFVDGGFTLPQAKSSVTWENADTLLVATDYGKDSMTASGYPRIVKRWKRGTPLSAAVTVAEGEAADVGINVFAFMDGDKRRTMISRNKTFYTSDIYLPNPGDGDFDRSVIPDTADIRAVVDGQVIIFLNEPFAEFPAGSLLALPLDILASGGQVPFVPVMTPTKSQAIENVAASKNVLWVKALDDVEGKLFALRRDQPNGRWSQKEVPVTANATMAIAGTVDDRDLAFVTAETMLMPPTLYAVGETGSPQTVQSLPATFDAKDMSVEKRFATSKDGTKVPYFLVRKKGPTGPVPALVHAYGGFRAAQTPGYLTGQPYRAGPLGLFWVEDGNAYVLANIRGGGEYGPAWHQAALRDKRQNSFDDLHAVAEDLVATGVSSKGKIAISGRSNGGVLVGAAMEQRPDLYGAVISGSPLKDMKRYNKLLAGASWVAEYGDPDNPDDWAFMSKYSPYQNIREGVKYPPIFLYLSTKDDRVHPGHARKFAARLTEYGNSVYYHEYLEGGHSVGADHAEDAVRAAMLHAFLLRELVEKK